One Hippoglossus stenolepis isolate QCI-W04-F060 chromosome 22, HSTE1.2, whole genome shotgun sequence DNA segment encodes these proteins:
- the adipor2 gene encoding adiponectin receptor protein 2, producing the protein MSPREKEDTPTSGSSTSHLITAECPSHNGCVPECDEERKKDEEDDRGREGGEEEKEREEDERSSDEGFMGMKPLLQAHHAMERMEEFVHKVWEGRWRVIPHDVLPDWLKDNDFLLHGHRPPMPSFRACFKSIFRIHTETGNIWTHLLGCLVFLFLGLMYMFSPNKSFVAPVQEKVVIGVFFLGAILCLSFSWLFHTVYCHSEGVSRVFSKLDYSGIAFLIMGSFVPWLYYSFYCSPQPCFIYLIVVCILGLSAITVSQCDFFATPQYRGVRAGVFVGLGLSGVVPTLHFVISEGLIKATTMGQMGWLLLMATLYITGACLYAARIPERFFPGKCDIWFHSHQLFHILVVAGAFVHFHGVSNLQEFRHKAGGGCAADGTL; encoded by the exons ATGAGTCCCAGGGAGAAAGAAGACACGCCCACCTCAGGTTCTTCAACCAGTCACCTCATTACCGCTGAGTGCCCCTCACACAATGGG tGTGTCCCCGAATGcgatgaggagagaaaaaaagatgaagaggatgacagaggaagggaaggaggggaggaggagaaagaacgggaagaggatgagaggagcagTGATGAAGGTTTCATGGGAATGAAGCCGCTGCTGCAGGCTCACCACGCcatggagaggatggaggagttCGTACACAAG GTGTGGGAGGGCCGGTGGCGCGTCATACCTCACGACGTGCTCCCCGATTGGCTGAAGGACAACGACTTCCTGCTTCACGGCCACAGGCCACCCATGCCTTCGTTTCGCGCCTGCTTCAAGAGCATCTTCAGAATCCACACGGAGACGGGAAACATCTGGACACACCTGCTAG GCTGTTTGGTTTTCCTCTTTCTGGGTCTGATGTACATGTTCAGTCCCAACAAGTCGTTCGTGGCTCCCGTCCAGGAGAAGGTGGTGATCGGGGTGTTTTTCCTGGGAGCcatcctctgcctctccttctcctGGCTCTTCCACACAGTCTACTGCCACTCTGAGGGCGTCTCCAGAGTCTTCTCCAA GCTGGACTACAGTGGGATCGCCTTCCTGATCATGGGCTCATTTGTTCCCTGGTTGTACTACTCCTTCTACTGCTCCCCTCAGCCTTGTTTCATCTACCTGATAGTGGTGTGTATACTGGGACTGTCGGCCATCACCGTCTCTCAATGCGACTTCTTTGCCACACCACAGTACAGAGGAGTCAGAGCAG gagtgttTGTGGGTTTGGGTCTGAGCGGCGTGGTTCCCACGCTGCACTTTGTGATCAGCGAGGGTCTGATCAAAGCAACCACCATGGGTCAAATGGgttggctgctgctgatggcGACGCTCTACATCACCGGAGCCTGTTTGTACGCCGCTCGCATCCCAGAGAGGTTCTTCCCCGGCAAGTGTGACATCTGG TTCCACTCCCACCAGTTGTTCCACATCTTGGTCGTCGCCGGGGCTTTCGTCCATTTCCACGGTGTCTCCAACCTGCAAGAGTTTCGCCACAAGGCGGGTGGAGGCTGTGCCGCGGATGGcactctctaa